A genomic window from Tolypothrix sp. PCC 7910 includes:
- a CDS encoding DUF3386 domain-containing protein has product MTVTQISAQELFRAAYENRYTWDKDFPGYTADITFKHDGQVTTAKVIVNANLKAEVSDVEDEQAKQAIHHQAWEIAIHRVRRCFEDTHGANTFSYGATEENGAVEILVGGKSEGDKYKVRNNEVSHVHRLIHGTFVTIDTFSSHQTGEGYLSHTYDSVYHDPATGQQKGGRSEFTDEYEKVGKYFILNRREIKTETAGEIATQEFIFSNIKLLEPVAAE; this is encoded by the coding sequence ATGACTGTTACACAAATTTCTGCTCAGGAGCTTTTCCGGGCTGCTTATGAAAACCGTTACACTTGGGACAAGGATTTTCCTGGGTACACTGCTGACATCACCTTTAAACATGATGGGCAAGTTACTACAGCTAAAGTCATCGTCAATGCCAATCTGAAGGCGGAAGTATCAGATGTAGAGGACGAACAAGCCAAGCAAGCGATTCACCATCAAGCTTGGGAAATCGCAATTCACCGCGTCCGCCGTTGCTTTGAAGATACCCACGGCGCAAATACCTTTAGCTATGGCGCTACAGAAGAAAATGGCGCGGTTGAGATTTTAGTTGGTGGTAAATCTGAGGGCGATAAATACAAAGTCCGCAATAATGAAGTGAGCCACGTTCATCGTCTTATTCACGGTACTTTTGTGACAATTGACACCTTTAGCAGTCACCAAACTGGTGAAGGTTACTTGTCTCACACCTATGATTCTGTCTACCATGACCCTGCAACTGGGCAACAAAAGGGCGGCAGAAGTGAATTTACTGATGAGTACGAAAAAGTAGGTAAATATTTTATCCTCAATCGTCGGGAGATTAAAACCGAAACAGCAGGAGAAATCGCAACTCAAGAATTTATCTTCTCTAACATCAAATTGTTAGAACCTGTGGCGGCTGAATAA
- a CDS encoding R3H domain-containing nucleic acid-binding protein, producing MTITDDLQKLLDILPQDLRQVLENHPKKDSLVEVVLDLGRRPEARFPNQAEYLSEKPVTQEQIDDCIQRVGTFGGDNRAGIEQTLHRISAIRNRTGKIIGLTCRVGRAVFGTIGMIRDLVETGKSILMLGRPGVGKTTALREIARVLADELNKRVVIIDTSNEIAGDGDVAHPAIGRARRMQVAHPELQHQVMIEAVENHMPEVIVIDEIGTELEALAARTIAERGVQLVGTAHGNQIENLIKNPTLSDLVGGIQAVTLGDDEARRRGSQKTVLERKAPPTFEIAVEMLERQRWVVHESVADTVDTLLRGRQPSPQTRTVDEQGKVAITRQLSVVNGRGGQQASAEDSFASSRTSNGWRSSGQMVALPPLSVERERVTGRSEFERLLDESFNYSEAVDLSASRQPGPNGEDLPLHVYPYGVSRHQLEQVISVLTLPVVLTKDIDSADAILALRSHVKNHAKLRQMAKARHVPIHMIKSSTIPQITRALRRLLNIDDPEIADDRELQLLLHSGSDDEMDALEEARLAVEQIVIPKGQPVELLPRSPQVRKMQHELVEHYRLKSHSFGEEPNRRLRIYPA from the coding sequence ATGACGATTACAGACGATCTCCAAAAGTTGTTAGACATTTTGCCCCAAGACCTGCGACAAGTACTAGAGAATCATCCCAAAAAAGATAGTTTAGTAGAAGTGGTCTTGGATCTGGGCCGTCGCCCAGAGGCTCGCTTTCCTAATCAAGCTGAGTATCTGAGCGAAAAGCCTGTCACTCAAGAACAAATAGATGATTGCATTCAGCGAGTTGGAACCTTTGGCGGAGATAATCGGGCAGGAATTGAGCAAACTTTGCACCGGATCAGCGCCATTCGCAATCGTACTGGCAAGATTATTGGCTTGACCTGTCGCGTGGGTCGAGCTGTATTCGGCACCATTGGTATGATTCGTGATTTGGTAGAAACTGGTAAATCGATTCTGATGCTGGGGCGACCAGGGGTCGGTAAAACCACTGCCTTACGGGAAATTGCCCGTGTTTTGGCAGATGAACTCAATAAACGAGTGGTAATTATCGACACCTCCAATGAAATTGCTGGGGATGGAGATGTTGCCCACCCCGCTATTGGTCGCGCCAGACGGATGCAAGTGGCTCATCCAGAGCTTCAGCATCAAGTCATGATTGAAGCAGTAGAAAACCATATGCCAGAAGTCATCGTTATTGATGAAATTGGCACAGAGTTGGAAGCCTTGGCAGCTCGTACCATTGCAGAACGAGGTGTACAACTGGTAGGTACTGCTCATGGCAACCAAATAGAAAACCTGATTAAAAACCCCACCCTGTCTGATTTAGTGGGGGGTATCCAAGCGGTGACATTAGGAGATGACGAAGCTAGAAGACGGGGCAGTCAAAAGACTGTTTTAGAACGCAAAGCCCCTCCTACCTTTGAGATTGCTGTGGAAATGTTAGAACGGCAACGCTGGGTAGTACACGAAAGTGTTGCTGATACAGTAGATACTCTTCTCAGGGGTCGCCAGCCTAGCCCACAAACTAGAACAGTTGACGAACAAGGCAAAGTCGCAATTACTCGTCAGCTATCGGTAGTCAATGGTCGTGGTGGACAGCAAGCCAGTGCAGAAGACTCCTTTGCTAGCTCACGCACATCTAACGGCTGGCGTTCATCGGGACAGATGGTAGCCTTACCGCCCCTATCTGTAGAACGGGAGAGAGTTACAGGACGCAGCGAGTTTGAGCGCTTGCTGGATGAGTCTTTTAATTACTCCGAGGCTGTTGATTTGAGCGCTAGCAGGCAACCAGGGCCAAATGGCGAAGATTTGCCACTGCACGTTTACCCATACGGTGTTAGTCGTCATCAACTAGAGCAGGTAATTAGCGTACTCACTTTGCCTGTGGTATTGACCAAAGATATCGATAGCGCTGATGCAATTTTGGCACTGCGATCGCACGTCAAAAACCACGCCAAATTAAGGCAAATGGCCAAAGCGCGTCATGTGCCCATCCACATGATTAAGTCCAGCACCATACCACAAATTACTCGTGCGTTACGGCGGTTGCTGAACATTGACGATCCAGAAATCGCTGATGATCGAGAACTGCAACTTTTATTGCACAGTGGTAGCGATGACGAAATGGATGCCTTGGAAGAAGCTAGACTTGCGGTAGAGCAGATAGTTATTCCCAAAGGACAACCAGTTGAGTTATTGCCTCGTTCTCCCCAAGTACGCAAAATGCAACATGAGTTGGTAGAACATTATCGGCTCAAGTCTCATAGTTTTGGTGAAGAACCAAATCGCCGCTTAAGGATTTATCCGGCATAA
- a CDS encoding LuxR C-terminal-related transcriptional regulator, with protein MANLQSLFHAIASANDERKLRLALMDNVGEHFGVQRWGIYLTDEQSRLASVDVSGVPESLLERYEQVGRAVDPVMRYVVERHAPAHEELVLPPGGWKQCDLYQNCCAYYDHEHIMTGPIVGAGQLIGTVHFARIGHTPAFSSDHLADLSALCLHLSACLAMVKRSPQQFNSPLAHRLTPRERQIVELVAQGLTNAEIGAKLWITENSVKQALKRIFRKLEVVNRAEMVARSQNMLTA; from the coding sequence ATGGCTAATTTGCAAAGTTTATTTCATGCGATCGCATCCGCCAATGATGAACGTAAATTGCGGCTAGCTTTAATGGATAATGTTGGAGAGCATTTTGGCGTACAGCGTTGGGGTATTTACCTTACCGATGAGCAATCTCGGCTAGCTAGTGTTGATGTTTCTGGTGTTCCTGAATCCTTATTAGAGCGCTATGAGCAAGTAGGTAGAGCCGTAGATCCAGTCATGCGCTACGTTGTTGAACGTCACGCACCAGCCCATGAAGAATTAGTCTTACCCCCTGGTGGTTGGAAGCAATGCGATTTATATCAGAATTGTTGCGCCTACTACGACCATGAACACATCATGACAGGCCCCATCGTCGGTGCTGGTCAACTAATTGGTACAGTTCACTTTGCCCGTATTGGTCATACGCCTGCTTTTAGCAGCGATCATCTTGCTGATTTAAGTGCCTTATGTCTTCATCTATCGGCTTGTTTGGCAATGGTAAAGCGATCGCCACAACAATTCAATTCACCGCTAGCGCATCGCCTCACCCCCCGCGAACGGCAAATAGTTGAATTAGTAGCACAAGGCTTAACTAACGCTGAAATTGGCGCAAAACTTTGGATTACAGAAAATTCAGTTAAGCAAGCCCTCAAAAGAATATTTCGCAAATTAGAGGTTGTAAACCGTGCCGAAATGGTAGCGCGCTCTCAAAATATGTTAACTGCATAG
- a CDS encoding DJ-1/PfpI family protein, giving the protein MSNAAEYNIGLVIYPGMTQLDITGPQQVFSFLPNSKVYCIWKNLEPVTSSDNLTILPTTTFADSPQLDVICVPGGPGQVEMMRDAEVLKFLQNQGKTAKYITSVCTGSLILAAAGLLQGYRATSHWAFRDQLALLGVEVVNERVVIDRNRITGGGVTAGIDFGLVIAAHLCGEDTAKLIQLLLEYNPAPPFNVGSPENAGEALVQQVQKVGEQLITASLEQTKETAKLLGLV; this is encoded by the coding sequence ATGAGTAATGCAGCAGAGTACAACATTGGTCTAGTGATTTATCCTGGCATGACGCAATTAGATATCACTGGGCCGCAACAAGTCTTTAGTTTTTTGCCAAATAGTAAAGTTTATTGCATATGGAAAAATCTAGAGCCAGTCACTAGCAGCGATAATTTGACGATTTTGCCTACTACTACTTTTGCTGACTCTCCACAGTTGGATGTTATATGTGTACCAGGCGGGCCTGGACAGGTGGAAATGATGAGAGATGCGGAAGTTTTGAAATTTCTGCAAAATCAAGGAAAGACAGCAAAATATATCACATCAGTTTGTACTGGCTCCTTAATTTTGGCTGCGGCTGGATTGCTGCAAGGCTATCGCGCTACTTCTCATTGGGCGTTTCGCGATCAGTTAGCGCTTTTGGGGGTTGAGGTAGTTAATGAAAGAGTAGTAATTGACCGCAACCGCATTACAGGCGGTGGTGTAACTGCTGGGATTGATTTTGGATTGGTAATTGCTGCTCATCTGTGCGGTGAAGACACAGCTAAACTCATTCAGCTATTGCTTGAGTATAATCCCGCACCACCGTTTAATGTTGGCTCACCAGAGAATGCTGGTGAGGCGTTAGTTCAGCAAGTACAAAAAGTAGGCGAACAATTAATTACAGCATCCCTAGAACAAACAAAAGAAACCGCTAAGTTGCTTGGTTTAGTGTAA
- a CDS encoding GTPase family protein — protein MVRLKLWQWVVLAAPIALIVTFLLVAAASQIHAWGLSWIWAVFTLIFVGWRWLLVKWTRPEVEQLEAVLAEVNEELAATIDSNQLPAGNDATTQAQAVLTEILQAAQSDRPIWEDWSTFWTRCQNLVVAIAHIYHPEVKYPLLNIYVTQAYGLIRGTVDDLDQWIQKLSPALNQVTVGQAYQAYEVYRKLEPSARKLWQAWNWAQWLLNPAAAFAKKASQRSTSQANQQLLVNLSQMLREAALRNLCRQAIALYSGSTLPTAEFSASTTTPALPKAKTQTLREILTQAEPAEVVAIKPVNILLVGRTGSGKSSLINTLFQSELAAVDVLPSTDQIQNYQWQTDSKETLTLWDTPGYEQANRSDFRDLVLDYATKADLLLLVTPALDPALQMDVDFLKDMQADVADLPVITIVTQVDRLRPIREWQPPYDWEWGDRAKEISIREATQYRAQLLGDFSKLVLPVVTSDRKTNRAAWGIEALSLGLVEAIAPAKQLRLARFLRNLEARTVAAAKIIDNYTFQMATTQGLTSLLKSPVLQFISTLSTGSPTLAYLLAEKIPVEQLPVVIGKLQMAYDLFSLLNTDNSGKPNFDLLALWPLLLENTNTSDVWAFGHALVEYWTQNLTIDQLRDRFNYYLNISVVK, from the coding sequence ATGGTGCGTTTAAAACTGTGGCAATGGGTTGTACTAGCAGCGCCAATCGCTTTGATTGTCACTTTCTTACTAGTAGCCGCTGCTTCTCAAATCCATGCATGGGGACTGAGTTGGATTTGGGCTGTGTTTACGCTGATATTTGTGGGGTGGCGTTGGTTGCTAGTCAAATGGACTCGACCGGAAGTAGAACAATTAGAGGCGGTACTAGCAGAAGTTAACGAGGAATTAGCCGCAACAATAGATTCTAACCAATTACCAGCCGGAAATGACGCTACTACTCAAGCCCAAGCAGTTTTAACGGAAATTTTACAAGCCGCACAAAGCGATCGCCCGATTTGGGAAGATTGGTCAACTTTCTGGACGCGATGTCAAAATCTAGTTGTGGCGATCGCTCATATCTACCATCCTGAAGTTAAATATCCGCTGTTAAATATTTACGTTACCCAAGCTTACGGCTTAATTCGGGGAACGGTTGATGATTTGGATCAATGGATACAAAAGCTATCACCAGCCTTAAATCAGGTGACAGTTGGGCAAGCTTATCAAGCTTATGAAGTTTACCGTAAATTAGAACCATCTGCCCGTAAACTCTGGCAAGCTTGGAACTGGGCGCAATGGCTATTGAATCCGGCGGCGGCTTTTGCTAAAAAAGCTAGTCAGCGTTCTACTAGCCAAGCAAATCAGCAATTGCTGGTAAATTTAAGCCAAATGCTGCGGGAAGCAGCTTTACGAAATTTGTGCCGCCAAGCGATCGCTCTTTATAGTGGTAGTACTTTACCAACTGCAGAATTTTCTGCCTCAACTACAACCCCTGCATTACCCAAGGCGAAAACTCAAACTCTCCGGGAAATACTTACCCAAGCAGAACCCGCTGAAGTTGTTGCGATAAAACCTGTAAATATTCTGCTGGTAGGGCGCACAGGTTCGGGAAAAAGCAGCTTGATTAACACCTTATTTCAGTCAGAACTAGCTGCTGTTGATGTGTTACCTAGTACCGATCAAATTCAAAATTATCAATGGCAAACTGACAGTAAAGAAACCCTGACACTTTGGGATACTCCAGGCTATGAGCAAGCCAACCGTAGTGATTTTCGCGACTTAGTTTTAGACTATGCAACCAAGGCAGATTTACTATTATTAGTCACCCCTGCGCTAGATCCAGCTTTGCAAATGGATGTGGACTTTCTTAAGGATATGCAGGCGGACGTTGCAGATTTGCCTGTAATTACTATAGTTACCCAAGTAGATCGTCTACGTCCCATCCGTGAATGGCAACCTCCCTATGATTGGGAATGGGGCGATCGCGCCAAGGAAATCTCGATTCGGGAAGCTACACAGTACCGGGCGCAATTGCTGGGGGATTTCTCCAAGTTAGTTTTACCTGTAGTAACTAGCGATCGCAAAACCAATCGCGCCGCTTGGGGAATCGAAGCCTTATCTTTAGGATTAGTAGAAGCGATCGCACCTGCAAAACAACTGCGTCTAGCGCGCTTTTTACGTAATTTAGAAGCTCGTACCGTCGCTGCTGCCAAAATTATCGATAATTACACCTTCCAGATGGCGACAACTCAAGGACTGACATCTCTGCTTAAAAGTCCCGTCCTGCAGTTTATTTCTACCCTATCAACTGGATCGCCCACTCTGGCATACTTGCTAGCAGAAAAAATTCCGGTGGAACAGTTACCAGTTGTGATTGGTAAGCTGCAAATGGCTTATGATTTGTTTTCTCTGTTGAATACAGATAACTCTGGCAAACCCAACTTTGATTTGCTAGCCCTTTGGCCCTTGCTGCTAGAAAATACAAATACTAGCGATGTCTGGGCTTTCGGTCATGCTTTAGTTGAGTATTGGACTCAAAATCTCACAATTGACCAACTCCGAGACAGGTTTAATTATTATCTCAATATCTCGGTCGTGAAATAA
- a CDS encoding DUF4383 domain-containing protein yields MENINAAKMAERYCALGIGIIYLLLGLAGFIPALVSIPGTHMSYIPLDESTNAYSAGFGYIFGLFPTNFLHNIVRCGVGLWGIASFISAHSSRIFNRGFAIAYIVLAIMGLLPFAKTSFGFMPLFGNNVWVNALAAIAAIYYGIIIPAKVEGVSVAQRS; encoded by the coding sequence ATGGAAAACATCAATGCGGCAAAAATGGCAGAGCGTTACTGTGCTTTGGGTATTGGAATTATCTATTTGCTGTTAGGTTTAGCTGGATTTATCCCAGCATTAGTTTCAATACCAGGAACTCACATGTCTTATATCCCACTTGATGAATCTACTAACGCGTATTCTGCGGGATTTGGCTATATATTTGGACTATTTCCTACTAATTTCTTGCATAATATAGTGCGTTGTGGCGTAGGTTTATGGGGGATTGCTTCTTTTATCAGTGCTCACAGTTCCCGGATTTTCAATCGTGGTTTTGCAATAGCTTATATTGTCTTGGCAATCATGGGATTATTACCATTTGCTAAAACCTCATTTGGTTTCATGCCACTTTTTGGTAATAATGTTTGGGTAAATGCTCTAGCTGCGATCGCAGCCATTTACTATGGCATCATCATACCTGCGAAGGTTGAAGGCGTAAGTGTAGCACAAAGGTCTTAA
- a CDS encoding LuxR C-terminal-related transcriptional regulator produces MANSLHAAFAAIANVRNEQELKLALMDKIGEHFGVQHWGIYLIDDQSKTEIDVPGIPAVCLQGNPIGRYVVERHAPAHEQLILSPEDWKDICPRHDHEHVMTGPIVCDGRLVGTLNLARAKGSPAFDGNDLADLSALCIHISAKLATLRAKPKTIKPSVPNPLTPRELEIAELVAQGLTNSEIAARLWITQNSVKQALKRMFRKLGVSARSEMVAKLHSTIVSNS; encoded by the coding sequence ATGGCTAATTCTCTTCATGCTGCATTTGCTGCGATCGCTAATGTCCGTAATGAGCAAGAGCTAAAACTCGCGCTCATGGATAAAATTGGCGAACATTTTGGCGTGCAACATTGGGGTATCTATCTCATAGATGACCAGTCAAAGACTGAGATTGATGTTCCCGGTATTCCAGCAGTTTGTTTACAAGGCAATCCCATCGGACGCTATGTAGTTGAGCGTCATGCACCTGCTCATGAGCAGTTAATCCTATCTCCAGAAGATTGGAAAGATATTTGCCCCCGCCACGATCACGAACACGTGATGACTGGCCCAATTGTCTGCGATGGTCGTCTTGTAGGAACCCTCAACTTAGCTCGTGCTAAAGGTAGCCCAGCCTTTGACGGTAACGATTTAGCCGATTTGAGTGCCTTATGTATTCACATCTCAGCCAAACTTGCTACCTTGCGGGCAAAACCAAAAACCATCAAACCCTCCGTCCCTAATCCACTCACACCACGCGAGTTAGAAATTGCCGAGTTAGTTGCTCAAGGCTTAACCAATTCAGAAATCGCCGCTAGGCTTTGGATTACTCAAAATTCTGTCAAGCAAGCTTTAAAAAGGATGTTTCGTAAGCTAGGTGTATCAGCACGTAGCGAAATGGTAGCAAAGCTGCATTCAACAATAGTTTCTAATTCGTAG
- a CDS encoding COP23 domain-containing protein: protein MHLRLFTQILPGVATAFVISALALGVATTISNQPIYAGGNKFFCAYEGKIPVTKIKTKRGPDTFIRWVVKDFKKFPLEERCKVVSTRFQRYYDNGPLFIKGEYNFNNYPVLCIANRKGIPCKSENVLVTLKPGTNVGKVVQQILAFGRSVKQQPIDLTGCHSTDDKGDLYINIKQLVDGNCRQ from the coding sequence ATGCATCTGAGGTTATTTACTCAAATATTACCAGGGGTAGCAACAGCTTTTGTAATTTCAGCTTTAGCTTTGGGAGTTGCTACTACCATAAGCAACCAGCCCATTTATGCTGGTGGAAACAAGTTTTTTTGCGCTTATGAAGGCAAAATACCTGTTACCAAGATAAAAACCAAACGAGGTCCTGATACATTCATCCGTTGGGTTGTTAAGGACTTTAAAAAATTCCCACTAGAGGAGAGGTGTAAGGTTGTTTCTACCAGATTTCAACGCTATTACGATAATGGGCCACTTTTCATCAAAGGTGAATATAACTTTAATAACTATCCAGTTTTGTGTATTGCCAATCGTAAAGGCATACCATGTAAATCGGAGAATGTACTAGTCACCCTAAAACCAGGAACTAATGTAGGAAAAGTTGTGCAGCAGATACTTGCCTTTGGCCGTAGTGTTAAACAGCAACCTATAGATTTGACAGGATGCCATTCTACAGACGATAAAGGAGATTTGTATATTAATATTAAGCAACTTGTAGACGGTAATTGTAGACAATAA
- the ldpA gene encoding circadian clock protein LdpA encodes MTDLFAPLQSLKEGRWFKLICGASFQHLPAVRSLTLAYTLAGADCIDVAADPAVIAAAQEALQVARTLSGDAQKRGFKSQENLPFLMVSLNDGEDPHFRKAEFNPTECPQDCPRPCERICPAQAIVFNNIKDNYSGVVSQKCYGCGRCIPVCPYDIIYTSSYMTTPGAIAPLVMSTGVDAVEIHTQVGRLAEFQRLWQAISPWVEQLKLVAISCPDGEGMIDYLKAIYDLMHPRPHALIWQTDGRPMSGDIGDGTTLAAVKLGQKVLAAKLPGYVQLAGGTNSYTVAKLKAMELLNDFRLPILDFGLEDFKLKSKIRLGKFATEGNPPGNFPQNPKSKISGVAYGSYARVLLSPILEQLENKEVSQTSVKATVRLEEDDVLLWRAVELAHSLVSQLKSQQER; translated from the coding sequence GTGACTGATCTGTTTGCCCCTTTACAATCTCTCAAAGAAGGTCGCTGGTTCAAGCTCATTTGTGGAGCCAGTTTCCAGCATCTACCTGCGGTCAGAAGTTTAACATTAGCCTACACATTGGCGGGCGCTGACTGTATAGATGTGGCAGCTGATCCAGCGGTGATTGCCGCAGCGCAAGAAGCGTTGCAAGTAGCCAGGACTCTATCTGGCGATGCTCAGAAGCGAGGCTTTAAGTCCCAAGAAAACTTACCATTTTTGATGGTTAGCCTGAATGACGGCGAAGACCCCCATTTTCGTAAGGCAGAGTTTAATCCTACTGAGTGTCCCCAAGATTGCCCTAGACCCTGTGAAAGGATTTGTCCGGCTCAAGCAATTGTATTTAACAATATAAAAGATAACTACTCAGGTGTGGTATCTCAAAAATGCTATGGCTGCGGTCGTTGCATACCTGTCTGTCCTTATGATATAATTTATACAAGCTCATATATGACAACGCCGGGAGCGATCGCACCACTAGTAATGTCAACAGGAGTAGATGCCGTAGAAATTCATACACAAGTAGGACGGTTAGCCGAATTTCAACGACTATGGCAAGCAATTTCACCTTGGGTTGAGCAATTAAAGTTAGTAGCGATCAGCTGTCCCGACGGCGAAGGCATGATTGATTACCTTAAAGCGATATATGACCTAATGCACCCGCGTCCCCATGCCTTAATTTGGCAAACTGATGGTCGGCCAATGAGTGGAGATATAGGAGATGGTACGACTTTAGCGGCGGTGAAATTAGGACAAAAAGTTTTGGCAGCTAAGTTACCAGGATATGTGCAGTTAGCAGGCGGTACAAATAGCTACACTGTTGCCAAGTTGAAGGCAATGGAACTGCTAAACGATTTTAGATTGCCGATTTTAGATTTTGGATTGGAAGATTTCAAATTAAAATCCAAAATCCGTCTTGGAAAGTTTGCTACGGAGGGAAACCCTCCTGGCAACTTTCCGCAAAATCCAAAATCCAAAATTTCTGGGGTGGCTTATGGTAGTTACGCCCGTGTACTGCTGTCACCAATTTTGGAACAGTTAGAAAATAAGGAGGTGAGTCAAACTAGTGTTAAGGCAACTGTCCGCCTAGAAGAAGACGATGTATTACTCTGGCGGGCTGTAGAGCTTGCCCATTCTCTCGTTTCCCAGCTCAAGTCACAACAGGAGCGCTAA
- a CDS encoding serine protease yields MKLATGLAILFGTAIFGLQTLVVAGLSPEEIAPIAKQITVRIDGANSGGSGVIIDRQGNGDYTVLTNWHVVQIKDRYIIQTMDGQKYNIDTIKQLPGVDLAELKFKSGEIYPVAKKGNSDQLTSGKTIYVGGYPKGIPGIPGRQFQYLSGSFSGRVPNPQNGYSLIYIVEPFPGMSGGPILDENGRLVGINGRAGTVPDGGTAVLGIPINIYSGQIGGRERPEPPEGLKVQCQNGNVPNTILNPKDTYLEGELIVVKFANACPGKTILVVKKAGSRTGLNTGYKERSELVKEYEGELSFYKEKLAAGRYEVQAYFRPDARNYFFTGSSRSFSVTSRF; encoded by the coding sequence ATGAAGCTTGCTACTGGATTAGCAATATTATTTGGTACAGCAATATTCGGTTTACAGACACTGGTAGTGGCAGGGTTAAGTCCTGAAGAAATTGCTCCTATTGCCAAACAAATTACTGTTCGTATTGATGGGGCTAATAGTGGTGGTTCCGGGGTGATTATTGATCGTCAAGGTAATGGAGATTATACGGTACTCACAAACTGGCATGTAGTGCAAATCAAAGACCGCTACATAATTCAAACAATGGATGGTCAGAAGTATAATATTGACACAATTAAACAATTACCGGGTGTTGATTTGGCAGAGTTGAAGTTTAAGAGTGGGGAAATTTATCCAGTTGCAAAAAAGGGAAATTCTGATCAATTAACAAGTGGTAAAACTATTTATGTAGGGGGCTATCCCAAAGGAATACCTGGTATACCGGGAAGGCAATTTCAGTATTTATCTGGATCATTTTCCGGACGTGTACCAAATCCTCAAAATGGTTATTCTTTGATTTATATAGTGGAACCTTTTCCGGGAATGAGTGGGGGACCGATACTGGATGAGAACGGTAGACTAGTAGGAATTAACGGACGTGCAGGAACTGTTCCTGATGGAGGTACTGCTGTGTTAGGGATTCCTATAAACATTTATAGTGGTCAAATCGGAGGTCGAGAGAGACCAGAACCTCCAGAGGGGTTAAAAGTTCAATGTCAGAATGGAAATGTTCCTAATACAATTTTAAATCCTAAAGATACCTATCTTGAAGGAGAACTTATTGTTGTCAAATTCGCTAATGCTTGTCCTGGTAAAACTATACTTGTTGTTAAGAAAGCTGGTTCTCGTACTGGTTTGAATACAGGTTACAAAGAACGTTCTGAACTTGTTAAGGAGTATGAGGGAGAATTATCTTTTTATAAAGAGAAGCTTGCTGCTGGGAGATATGAAGTCCAAGCTTATTTTCGGCCTGATGCACGTAACTACTTCTTTACTGGAAGTAGTCGTTCATTTAGTGTGACTTCTAGATTTTGA